Proteins from one Aquicoccus sp. G2-2 genomic window:
- a CDS encoding ATPase, T2SS/T4P/T4SS family: MSLSYLETSLDRINAAARDDAIEICINPDGSCWGEFQGDHFMRALDQRLTGVQVRDLGNQIASSANTTMSKDRPIVSVSITYKGRPIRAQVITPPAVLSAMSISLRFFSSLPLEGIALDFLYGKERKLEDLRVEKKRDLRAVVAAGLIDDALAFCVENKLNMIVSGGTSTGKTVAARKILSHVPSEERIVTIEEAAELLPTQPNAVTLIANRDAEFQTADVLLTATLRMRPDRIILGEVRGKEAMTFLEAINTGHGGSMTTLHAETPQLAVQRLAIAALKTEIPMTYTDMIQYIENSIDVIIQAGRHDGKRGITEFYLPGATEIGTSP; encoded by the coding sequence ATGTCGCTGAGCTATCTTGAAACCTCCCTCGACCGTATCAACGCCGCCGCCCGCGACGATGCCATCGAGATCTGCATCAATCCTGACGGCAGCTGCTGGGGCGAATTCCAGGGCGATCACTTCATGCGCGCGCTGGACCAGAGGCTGACGGGCGTTCAGGTCAGGGACCTCGGCAACCAGATCGCCTCCTCGGCCAATACCACGATGAGCAAGGACCGCCCCATCGTCTCGGTATCGATCACCTACAAGGGGCGCCCAATCCGCGCACAGGTCATCACCCCGCCCGCCGTGCTCTCGGCCATGTCGATCAGCCTGCGGTTCTTCTCGAGCCTGCCACTCGAGGGCATTGCGCTCGATTTTCTCTATGGCAAGGAGCGAAAGCTCGAAGACCTGCGCGTCGAAAAGAAGCGCGACTTGCGCGCCGTGGTGGCCGCGGGTTTGATCGATGATGCGCTGGCCTTCTGCGTCGAGAACAAGCTCAACATGATCGTCTCGGGCGGCACCTCCACCGGCAAGACCGTGGCCGCGCGCAAGATCCTCTCTCATGTGCCATCCGAGGAACGCATCGTCACCATCGAAGAAGCCGCCGAGCTTCTGCCGACCCAGCCAAATGCCGTCACCCTCATCGCCAATCGCGACGCGGAATTCCAGACCGCCGATGTACTGCTCACTGCCACGCTGCGGATGCGCCCCGACCGGATCATCCTGGGCGAGGTGCGCGGCAAGGAGGCCATGACCTTTCTGGAAGCCATCAACACCGGCCATGGCGGCTCGATGACCACGCTGCATGCCGAAACCCCGCAATTGGCCGTGCAGCGCCTCGCGATCGCGGCGCTCAAGACCGAGATCCCAATGACCTATACCGACATGATCCAGTACATCGAAAATTCCATCGATGTGATCATCCAGGCCGGCCGCCATGACGGCAAACGCGGCATCACCGAATTCTACCTCCCCGGCGCAACCGAGATTGGAACTTCCCCATGA